The genomic segment AGGTCGCCGAGGTGAAGAAGGCGCAAAACCTCCCCGTCTACCACCCCGCCCGCGAGGAAGACCTTATCACCAGCCGCCGCCGGAAGGCGGGGGAGCTTGGCCTCAGCCCCGACATGGCCGAGGAGATCTTCCGCACCATCCTTCGCAATTCGCGCATAACACAGACGGGCACGATGGCCGGCAAAGCGCTGCGCCCCGGCGCGAAGGTTTTGGTGGTGGGCGGTGCGGGCTCGATGGGAAGGCTGCTCGTAAAGTGGTTTTCCGGCGCGGGGTACGAAGTCAGGGTGCTTGAGCGTGACGACTGGGACAAGGCAGGAAAACTCTGCGAAGACCTCGACCTCGCCATACTCTCGGTGCCGATAAACATTACCGCGAAGGTGGCCGAAAACCTCTCCCCCTTCCTCTCAAAAGACTGCATCCTCGCCGACATCACCTCGATAAAGAAAGAGCCGGTTCAGGCGATGCTTTCCTCGCACTCCGGCCCCGTCCTCGGCCTCCACCCGATGTTCGGCCCCACCACCGAATCGCTCGACAAGCAGATAGTGGTCGCCACCGAGGGGCGAGACCCCGAAAAGTGCGAATGGGTCGTGGCCCAGCTCGCGGCGTGGGGAGCGGTAATCGTGCGCTCCAACCCTGCCGAGCACGACGAGATGATGGATGTCGTTCAGGCGCTGCGCCACTTCGCCTCCTTCGCCTTCGGACGGTTCCTCTGCGACAGGAAGGTCAGCCTCCGGCGCACGCTGGAGTTTTCAAGCCCGATCTACCGGCTGGAGCTGGACATGGTGGGCAGGCTCTTCGCGCAGGATCCGGCGCTCTACGCCGAGATAATCTTTTCCACCCCCCAGCGGCGCGAGCTGCTCAAAAACTACGTCAAAAGCCTCTCCGAGAACGAAACCCTGCTCGACAACGCCGACGTGGACGGCTTTCTGGGAGAGTTCCGCCGCGTGGCGGAATGGTTCGGCCCCTTCAGCGACCAGGCGATACGCGAATCCACCTACCTCATCGAAAAGATGATCGAGCGCTTCTGATGGGGGAGAGAGTTATCGCCTGTAATGAAGTTCTGGAGGTAAGGACCGAGATACCCGAGGGGCACAAGCACATCCGCACCACCGTCACCCTTGCGAGCGGCGAAACTCTGGTCTTTCAGGAAGCCACAATCGCCGCCATAGTCCGCGCCTACGCCACGGTAAAAACTCATCCTTTGGAAAAGTCCGTTGTGTTGAAGGGGAGGGTTCTTTCGGAGCGCAAAGAGGGGTATGCGGAGTGGCAGTTGGTGGAGGAGGAAAAATAATGTCTAGCAATAAAAGCACCGAAAGACAATTAACAGGAATGGCAGGTGAATTCCTAGTTGCAGGCAAGTTGTTCAAATTAGGCTACCAAGTTTCAATAACTCTTGGAAATGCAAAGTCAATAGACTTGTATGTTAGCTTTGGCGATTCTGATTCAAGGCCTCTATGCGTTCAAGTTAAAACCCTGCGCAAGCCGAATTGTTTCTTAATACGCCAGGAGGATATCAAGGAAGATCATATCTACGTGTTCGTTATGCTGTGGGATATCTCAAAGCAGGAGGATTACTATATAATAACAGGCAAAGAAATAATGCAAAATAGAGATCATTTTTTCGGCGGCTCATACTGGCACGAAAAACCCAGCAATATGCCAGCTATAAATTTAGGACCATTAAAAGATGGCGGTTACAAAGACAGGTGGGATATTTTTGAAGAAATGCTTAAATCTAGCGGCGCTTAGTTGTGTAGGATGGGCTTTAGCCCATCGGTCTACGTCTGTGGGGCTCTGCCCCACACCCCTTGGGTACTTCTTTCTAAAAGAAGTACCAAGGAGCGCGAGGCAATGCCTCGCAAGCTGTAAAAAGGTTTTCACGATAGGTTTTGTCGGCTTTCGTTCCTCAAGCGCGACCTACACAACTATTCCCTGGATTCCCGCCTGCGCGAGAATGACGATATTCCTCAAAACTACCCCTAGAACCTGATCTTCCCTGCGCTGTGCCTTCTTCTGGTAGAAAAGAAACTCCCCATTATGTAACCCGTTGCGAGGACAAAGCCGCCCGCGAGGATGGCGAAGACGTTGCGGTAGTTTCTTATGGATTCCATCTGGGCTAGGTGCTCGGAAGAGAGCCTTTCGGCTTCGGCGGCCCGCGCCTCGGCGGATTCCTTTTCCTCTTTCAGTTTCACCACGTTCGCGTTAAGTTTTTTCCACTCGGCGAGTTCCCTTTCGAGGTCGGAGATTCTTCCCAGAAGGTCTTCCTTCCCCTGCGCGGCGGCGCCGAGCTCCTGCCCCGCCCTTCCCGATTCTGCGAGCAGCCTCTGGTTTTCGGCCTTGGCTATTTCCGCCTCGGTTATCGCCTGGATGAGCTTCGCGGCGGAGGGGGGCTGCCCGGTGAGTCTGTCGGAGGCGAGCCACCCTTCGGTGGGGGCCGTGAGGCGCGACCAGCCGTTTTTTTCCTGCGCGACCTCGACCTCCGCCCCGGCGGGGACGCCGGAGATTATGCGGAACTCTTTGCCGGGGC from the bacterium genome contains:
- a CDS encoding TIGR04211 family SH3 domain-containing protein; protein product: MKLRILFSFALLALFCSTADAARMFVIENAEIPLRDGPGKEFRIISGVPAGAEVEVAQEKNGWSRLTAPTEGWLASDRLTGQPPSAAKLIQAITEAEIAKAENQRLLAESGRAGQELGAAAQGKEDLLGRISDLERELAEWKKLNANVVKLKEEKESAEARAAEAERLSSEHLAQMESIRNYRNVFAILAGGFVLATGYIMGSFFSTRRRHSAGKIRF
- the tyrA gene encoding bifunctional chorismate mutase/prephenate dehydrogenase gives rise to the protein MGKVEELLKNSREKIDELDGMILRLLADRAAVVAEVAEVKKAQNLPVYHPAREEDLITSRRRKAGELGLSPDMAEEIFRTILRNSRITQTGTMAGKALRPGAKVLVVGGAGSMGRLLVKWFSGAGYEVRVLERDDWDKAGKLCEDLDLAILSVPINITAKVAENLSPFLSKDCILADITSIKKEPVQAMLSSHSGPVLGLHPMFGPTTESLDKQIVVATEGRDPEKCEWVVAQLAAWGAVIVRSNPAEHDEMMDVVQALRHFASFAFGRFLCDRKVSLRRTLEFSSPIYRLELDMVGRLFAQDPALYAEIIFSTPQRRELLKNYVKSLSENETLLDNADVDGFLGEFRRVAEWFGPFSDQAIRESTYLIEKMIERF